A window from Fragaria vesca subsp. vesca linkage group LG5, FraVesHawaii_1.0, whole genome shotgun sequence encodes these proteins:
- the LOC101306818 gene encoding WD repeat-containing protein 85 homolog: protein MDVAHCHLEGNADAVEFCPHESYRHVLAASTYTLQEGDQPSRAGSISLFDVDADTARLDLCHRVETAGIFDIKWNPVGECGIDPLLALADADGYLRIHGLGCSSDEVKGWSLREIGDEKISSSMCLFLDWNPSATAITVGLSNGSVSIVSLAESQLETQEIWKAHDFEVWTTSFDIHQPQLVYTGSDDCKFKCWDLRDGPSKLAFQNSKVHTMGVTCIAKNPSDPNTVLTGSYDEYLRVWDVRSISKPVNEMSTCLGGGVWRIKYHPFVSSLVLAACMHNGFSIVNINGGKTEVIETYSKHESLAYGADWHKGVSFHEGKGNATLVATCSFYDRLLQIWMPESDLKLHQDIVL from the exons ATGGATGTGGCGCATTGCCATTTAGAGGGAAACGCTGATGCCGTAGAGTTTTGTCCCCACGAATCGTATCGCCATGTTTTGGCAGCTTCAACTTACACACTGCAAGAGGGTGATCAGCCGAGCCGAGCAGGAAGCATATCGCTTTTTGATGTTGATGCTGACACGGCTCGCCTGGATTTGTGTCACCGCGTTGAAACGGCTGGAATCTTTGATATAAAGTGGAACCCAGTTGGAGAATGTGGTATTGATCCTCTTCTTGCTCTAGCTGATGCTGATGGTTACTTGAGAATTCATGGTCTTGGGTGCTCTTCAGATGAAGTGAAAG GGTGGTCTTTGAGAGAGATAGGTGATGAAAAGATCAGTTCTTCCATGTGCCTTTTCCTGGACTGGAACCCTTCAGCCACAGCTATCACAGTGGGGCTTTCGAATGGTTCTGTCTCAATAGTTTCTCTAGCTGAATCCCAACTTGAGACACAAGAAATATGGAAAGCTCATGATTTTGAGGTTTGGACAACTTCCTTTGACATCCACCAGCCACAGTTAGTATACACCGGCTCAGATGACTGCAAGTTCAAATGCTGGGATTTGAGAGATGGTCCTTCTAAGTTGGCATTTCAGAATTCCAAGGTCCATACAATGGGAGTTACTTGCATAGCCAAAAACCCTAGTGACCCCAATACTGTACTTACTGGTAGCTATGATGAGTACCTAAGGGTATGGGATGTGAGATCAATATCAAAACCAGTCAATGAAATGTCTACTTGTTTGGGAGGAGGTGTCTGGAGAATCAAGTACCATCCCTTCGTAAGCAGTCTAGTCTTGGCAGCTTGTATGCACAATGGCTTTTCTATTGTCAATATTAACGGTGGTAAAACTGAAGTCATTGAAACATATTCGAAGCATGAATCACTTGCATATGGAGCTGATTGGCATAAAGGGGTATCATTCCATGAAGGCAAAGGAAATGCCACTTTAGTCGCAACATGCTCGTTTTACGACCGGCTTCTTCAGATATGGATGCCCGAAAGTGATTTGAAATTGCACCAGGACATTGTGCTTTGA